The genomic segment TGCTAGCCAAAAAATAACCGAAATCTGACCGCACTTTGGAGAAAATATGCAAAATAATACAACATTAGCAACCATTTTATCTCACCGTTCTATCCGTCATTTTACAGAACAACCTATTGCGGAAGATGTGTTTCAAACATTGATGCAGGCTGCCATTCATGCCTCGACATCAAATCATCTGCAATGTGTGAGCATTATTCGTGTGACAGATAAAAATTTACGTAAGCAAATCCGTGAATTATCGGGGATGTCTTATGTGGAAAGTTGCCCCGAGTTTATTGTGTTTTGTGCGGACTTTAATAAACATTATCAACTTGAGCCCAATGCGCAATTAGATTGGGCTGAAGTGAGTTTGATTGGCGCTGTTGATACCGGAATTACAGCACAAAATGTCCTGCTTGCGGCAGAAAGTCTTGGACTTGGCGGTGTGTATATTGGTGCATTACGTAATAATATTGAAGCCGTGGCAGAAATTTTGTCTTTACCAAAGTATTGCGTACCACTCGTTGGTATGTGTTTAGGGTATCCAGCTCAAGACCCCGATCTTAAACCACGTTTACCCACAGAATTGTTTTGTTATGAAAATAGTTATCAAACCTTAGATAAACAGGCATTAGAGAATTATAACGCCGAGTTAAGCGCATATTATCAAGCACGTACTGGTGAAATGCGTATTTGGCAAGATGCAATAACCGGTACGCTTGCTCAACCAGTACGTCCACAAATTTTGCCTTTTTTCAACAAGCAAGGTTTGCTAAAACGTTAATTTTTTTCATCGCACTTATATGATCTATCTCATTATTGCTGTTGCTATTTGGGCGAGTGCATTTATTTTTGGCAAAGTCAGTTACCAGATGGTTGATCCTGCATTAACCGTGCAGCTGAGATTATTGATTGCTATGCTGTTTTCATTACCATTTTTTGTCCCTGCTTATCGCCGTATTCCTCCCCATTTGATGGGGCGGATATGGTTATTGGCATTAATTAATTTCCCCATTGTTTTACTATTACAATTTATTGGATTGTCTTTCACATCAGCCGCCAGTGCAGTCACGATGCTAGGTACAGAACCTTTAGTGGTGGCATTTATTGGGCATTTTTTCTTTAGGCAGACAGCAAAATTGCTCGACTGGATACTCGGTTTGATTGCATTTATTGGTATTATTCTCGTTGTCTTAGGTGGAGAAAAATCTGGCGATGTGAGTTTATGGGGATGTTTATTAGTACTTGCAGGCAGCATGGCATTTGGTTTTACGATTTATATTGGTCGCGATGTTATCAAAGAATACGATGCTAGGGATTTTACTAGTGTCATTATTGTATTAGGCGCTTTGCTGTGTTTACCGTTTACCGTATTTCTCGTTCATGATTGGACAGTACATTTTAGTTGGCTTAGTATGGGGGCAATTTTGTATTTGGGCGTAGGCTGTACTTGGCTGGCTTATCGTTTATGGAATAAGGGACTATTGAGTACAAGGCCTGTGGCGCTGAGTATTATTAATACGCTTGAGCCCGTGTTTGGTGTGATGTTAGCGGTATTTTTCTTAGGTGAACATTTAACTTTTATCACAGGTTTAGGGATGGTACTTGTCATCGGGGCCGCGAGCGCATCAGTACTTGTACCAACATTATATAGCCATTTACGAAAGCGGGTGTAATCTTGCCGTTAGTGTCTTTAATCTTGTAGGATTTATGCGTATAATATCCCGTATTTTTAACTTTCTGATCAGCCGATAGGGCAAGGCACAATGCAATTAATTCGTGGAATGCACAATTTTAGTTCAAAACAACCTGATTTTGCTAAGGGGTGTGCATTAACGATTGGTAATTTTGATGGGGTGCATTTAGGTCATCAGGCTGTATTGACGCATTTACGGAAAAAAGCCAATACTCTCCATTTACCCATGGTTCTTATGCTCTTTGAACCGCAACCGCGAGAATATTTTCAAGGCGAACAAGCACCCGCGCGTTTAATGCGTTTACGAGATAAATTACAGGCTTTAAGTAAGCTAGGCGTGGATACGGTAATTTGTGTTAAATTTGACCGCACTTTTGCCCAACTTGATGCCAATGAATTTGTACGAGATTGGTTAGTGAAAAAGCTTCATGTGAAATTTCTCAGCATTGGCGATGATTTTCGTTTTGGCACACATCGCGAAGGCGATTTTGCTTTATTACAGCGAATGGGTGAGCAATTTGGTTTTGTGGTGGAAGATAACCGCACTTTTCAATTAGACGAGCAACGTATTAGTAGTACCGCAATTCGTAACGCGTTAG from the [Actinobacillus] rossii genome contains:
- the frp gene encoding nitroreductase A, whose amino-acid sequence is MQNNTTLATILSHRSIRHFTEQPIAEDVFQTLMQAAIHASTSNHLQCVSIIRVTDKNLRKQIRELSGMSYVESCPEFIVFCADFNKHYQLEPNAQLDWAEVSLIGAVDTGITAQNVLLAAESLGLGGVYIGALRNNIEAVAEILSLPKYCVPLVGMCLGYPAQDPDLKPRLPTELFCYENSYQTLDKQALENYNAELSAYYQARTGEMRIWQDAITGTLAQPVRPQILPFFNKQGLLKR
- a CDS encoding RhaT protein — protein: MIYLIIAVAIWASAFIFGKVSYQMVDPALTVQLRLLIAMLFSLPFFVPAYRRIPPHLMGRIWLLALINFPIVLLLQFIGLSFTSAASAVTMLGTEPLVVAFIGHFFFRQTAKLLDWILGLIAFIGIILVVLGGEKSGDVSLWGCLLVLAGSMAFGFTIYIGRDVIKEYDARDFTSVIIVLGALLCLPFTVFLVHDWTVHFSWLSMGAILYLGVGCTWLAYRLWNKGLLSTRPVALSIINTLEPVFGVMLAVFFLGEHLTFITGLGMVLVIGAASASVLVPTLYSHLRKRV
- the ribF gene encoding bifunctional riboflavin kinase/FMN adenylyltransferase, with protein sequence MQLIRGMHNFSSKQPDFAKGCALTIGNFDGVHLGHQAVLTHLRKKANTLHLPMVLMLFEPQPREYFQGEQAPARLMRLRDKLQALSKLGVDTVICVKFDRTFAQLDANEFVRDWLVKKLHVKFLSIGDDFRFGTHREGDFALLQRMGEQFGFVVEDNRTFQLDEQRISSTAIRNALANDDLALAQNLLGRPYRIFGKVVHGQKLGRTIGFPTANIRLHRQVNPIKGVYAVKVRCKCGEIFNGVANIGQRPTVNGVKQLLEVHLFDFNNDLYGQTIEVEFCKKIRNEMKFPSVDALKAQIQKDAQVAQNYFNKILFTTV